The Mangrovibacillus cuniculi sequence GAACACTCTTTCAATAGATGAACGAGAAGAACTTTTAGAATATAAAGAGAATGGGGATATATTTGTAAAAGCGATCTGTGAAGATTGTGAAAAGAGTCTTCAATTATCTCCAGATTTACACACAGTAACTAATATGATTCAATGACCATTTTATAAGCTTTGTGGGGCATGCCTCCAAAGCGTTTTTCTATTTATATTTAACCGAAGGAAAGTGGGGGGCTAGTTTGCAACATCTATATAAAATGTTAGTAAATCATGTCGACGTTCAATCGATTATGGATGGGATAGATGAAGGGTTAAATGAGCAACTCGTTGCTGGTTTATCTGGATCTGCAAGAGCAGCGTTCATTGCCACTACCTATACGGAAAAGAAAAAAAGTATGGTAGTGGTGACACATAATTTATTACAGGCTCAAAAGTTACAAGAAGATCTACTTGGAATGTTCGGGGAAGAGAAAGTATTTTTATATCCTGCTGATGAAGTAATTGCTTCTGAAATTAGTATAGCTAGTCCTGAACTGCGCGCAGAACGTTTAACAACACTCCAGCATTTAGCAACTGGTATTAAAGGTATCTATATTGTTCCCCATGCGGGTATGAGAAGGATATTACCTCCAGTTGAGTTGTGGTCCAAATTATATAGAACAGTAAATGTAGGGCAAGACCTTGATGTATCACAATTCCTTCTTTCTCTTGTAGACATGGGGTATGAAAGAGTTCAACAAGTTGATCAACCGGGTGAATTTAGTGTACGTGGTGGAATTATTGACGTGTATCCTCCTACAGAAGATAATCCTGTTCGTTTAGATTTATTTGATACGGAAGTAGATTCCATAAGAAGTTTTTCATTAGAAGATCAACGCTCTTTACATAAGATTGATCAATTAACAATAGGTCCTGCAACAGAGATGCCAATTACTTCAGCTGAACGTGACCGATTACAAGTAGAATTACAGAAGGCTTTGTCTAAGAGTCTCAAAAAGACAAGTATTCCAGAAGTAAAAGAAGCACTATCCCAATCCGTAACATATGAGATAGAACAATTAAAAGAAGGTCAAACTTCTTCTCAGTTAATGAAGTATGCAGCCCTAGCTTATGAAGGGAAAACTAGTTTACTAGATTACTTCCCTGAGGATAGCATAGTCGTTTTAGACGAACTTAGCCGAATCTATGAGACAGCTGAAAAATTTGAAAAAGAAGAAGCGGAATGGTATACGAGTTTAATGGAGGAAGGTAAGATTCTTCATGACATTCCATTAGCACATAGTCTTGCTTCGTTGTTAGTTGATCATGATTTGACGAGAATATATTTATCATTATTTTTACGAAAAGTAGCGCACACTAGCCCACAAAACATTGTTAATATCTCGTGTAAGCAAATGCAGCACTTCCATGGTCAATCAGAACTCTTAGCGACAGAAATCAAAAGGTGGAAGAAAGCTAAGTATACGGTGTTGTTCTTTGCCCCTGATGAAAGCAGAAAGAAAAAGATAAAAGATTTACTAGATGATATTGAAGTAGACGTTGCTATACAGGGCGGATCTGAATTTCATGAAGGTGTTGTTCAAATACTTCAAGGTCAACTTCAAACAGGATTTGAAATTCCAGCTTTGAAATTAGCCGTTATTACGGAAGAAGAATTGGTATTTAAACGAGCAAAAAAAGCTCCTCGTAGACAAAAAATGTCTAATGCCGAACGAATTAAAAGTTACTCAGAATTAAAAAATGGTGACTACATCGTACACGTAAACCATGGTATTGGTCGTTACTTAGGTATTGAGACGCTAGAGATTAATGGTGTTCATAAAGATTATCTTCATCTACGTTATTCTGGTGATGATAAATTGTATGTACCAGTAGAACAAATTGACTTAGTTCAAAAGTATGTAGGTTCTGAAGGAAAAGAGCCT is a genomic window containing:
- a CDS encoding anti-sigma-F factor Fin codes for the protein MIHYVCRHCHVHMGTLEEKVDSVKLGWNTLSIDEREELLEYKENGDIFVKAICEDCEKSLQLSPDLHTVTNMIQ